Proteins found in one Micropterus dolomieu isolate WLL.071019.BEF.003 ecotype Adirondacks linkage group LG12, ASM2129224v1, whole genome shotgun sequence genomic segment:
- the LOC123980229 gene encoding cytochrome b5 domain-containing protein 1, giving the protein MDRPKYFTPAEVAAHNTAADLWVSFLGKVCDLTPLMEQHKGDALLLPIMESAGKDISSWFDPETKDVQKYVDPLTNCVRYYTPRGRFVHVPPAGPRSDWACDVSQPWWADKRYEVGLLSAKTRWIRVINTLTSQEQRLQVCSEETLDEILQRYLRYNSHARSYTWKHDGASLDMSKTLSENNVLDDDHELTQVRLDRDLFTPAILLHFNDDLTES; this is encoded by the exons ATGGACAGACCGAAATACTTCACTCCCGCCGAGGTGGCCGCTCACAACACCGCCGCCGACCTGTGGGTGTCGTTTCTGGGCAAAGTGTGTGACCTGACCCCGCTGATGGAGCAGCACAAAG GGGACGCCCTCCTGCTGCCCATCATGGAGTCTGCAGGAAAGGACATCAGCAGCTGGTTCGACCCTGAAACCAAAGAC GTCCAGAAATACGTAGACCCCCTGACCAACTGCGTGAGGTACTACACGCCCAGGGGCCGCTTCGTGCACGTGCCCCCCGCCGGCCCTCGCTCCGACTGGGCCTGTGACGTCAGCCAGCCCTGGTGGGCGGACAAACGCTACGAGGTGGGGCTGCTGTCCGCCAAAACCAGGTGGATCCGGGTCATCAACACGCTGACGTCGCAGGAGCAGCGACTGCAG GTGTGTTCGGAGGAGACTCTGGACGAGATCCTGCAGCGCTACCTGCGCTACAACTCCCACGCCCGCAGCTACACCTGGAAACATGACGGAGCGAGCCTGGACATGAGCAAGACGCTCAGCGAGAACAACGTCCTCGACGACGACCACGAGCTCACACAGGTGCGGCTGGACCGCGACCTCTTCACCCCCGCCATCCTCCTCCACTTCAACGATGACCTCACTGAgagctga
- the LOC123980216 gene encoding C-type lectin domain family 10 member A-like, with protein sequence MMTDNHYDNEMDSSALWIKDAPSVSRPGLSFPGLSRFRSWLFPALTAVVLLIVIIALGTSNAKTSNRLWTVDQTVSNMSDIIQSLNASLQQAHETANEAKRLQFAVENNKVQLASVSDALKQLSALDSLSKAVASLKCSLEHIIKNSSAVDGCCPLGWEKFESDCFFFSTLSLSWNNSRDWCDKEDAHLLIVHTDKAWDFVIRETASQFFWVGLSDWRTGRWEWVNLTPYTMERRRWAPGQPDNWNGHGLGPGGEDCAHLHFNGRLNDQHCSIKMRFICQKHSLRV encoded by the exons ATGATGACAGACAACCATTATGACAACGAGATGGACAGCAGCGCCCTCTGGATCAAAG atgCTCCCTCTGTCTCTCGCCCAGGACTCTCGTTTCCAGGACTCTCCAGGTTCAGGTCCTGGTTGTTTCCTGCTCTGACAGCTGTCGTCCTCCTGATTGTGATCATAGCACTGGGGACCAGCA ACGCAAAGACATCGAATCGCCTGTGGACTGTGGACCAGACTGTTTCCAACATGAGCGACATCATCCAGTCCCTGAACGCCTCACTGCAGCAGGCTcatg AAACAGCTAATGAGGCTAAGCGGCTGCAGTTTGCTGTGGAGAACAACAAGGTCCAGCTGGCCTCAG TGTCGGATGCGTTGAAGCAGCTGTCCGCCTTGGATTCTCTCAGCAAGGCGGTCGCCTCCCTCAAATGTTCCCTTGAACACATCATCAAGAACA gctCAGCGGTGGACGGCTGTTGTCCTCTTGGTTGGGAGAAGTTCGAATCCGActgttttttcttcagcacGTTGTCCCTGTCCTGGAACAACTCCAGAGACTGGTGTGACAAAGAGGATGCTCACCTGCTCATAGTCCACACGGACAAGGCGTGG GACTTTGTGATCCGTGAGACAGCTTCTCAGTTCTTCTGGGTTGGTCTGTCAGACTGGAGGACCGGGCGGTGGGAGTGGGTCAACCTGACACCGTACACCATGGAGCGCAG GCGATGGGCTCCCGGTCAGCCTGACAACTGGAACGGTCACGGCCTGGGCCCTGGTGGTGAAGACTGTGCTCACCTGCACTTCAATGGTCGCCTCAACGACCAGCACTGCTCCATCAAGATGCGCTTCATCTGCCAGAAACACAGCCTTCGTGTCTAG
- the plod3 gene encoding multifunctional procollagen lysine hydroxylase and glycosyltransferase LH3, producing MSSASSSSSSCLVLGLLALAFLRSSEAEQRRLSAENLLVVTAATEETDGFIRFMRTAREFNYTVKVLGLGEEWKGGDVARTVGGGQKVRWLKKELLKHSDKKDMVVMFVDSYDVIFTSGPEELLSKFSRLGHRVVFSAEGFCWPDQRLASKYPEVHSGKRYLNSGGFIGFASDLSSIVQQWKYKDNDDDQLFYTKIYLDKKQRTKFNMTLDHRSRIFQNLNGAVDEVVLKFERARVRARNVAYDTLPIVIHGNGPTKLQLNYLGNYVPTAWTFENGCGICDDDLLLFNDTPDEEMPLVYVAVFIEHATPFMEEFLDRLTTLNYPMARIRLFIHNNVVYHERHIQKFWERHRALFPNARLVGPEENLQENKARDMAVEACKKDPDCDYYFSIDSDVALTNPDTLRILIEENKSVIAPMLSKHGKLWSNFWGALSPEGYYSRSEDYIEIVQAKRIGLWNVPYITQAYLIKGSVLRSKLSQVSLYVDREMDPDMVFCRSIRDQGVFMFVSNRDEFGRLVASANFNTSRLHPDMWQIFDNPVDWKEKYIHENYTKIFEDQKTFVEQPCPDVYWFPAFSEKMCDQLVETMEHNGQWSGGSHKDERLAGGYENVPTVDIHMNQIDFEKEWLKFLKDYIVPVTEKLYPGYYPKAQAIMNFVVRYRPDEQPYLRPHHDSSTFTINIALNRKNVDYEGGGCRFLRYDCKVESPRKGWSFMHPGRLTHYHEGLPTTKGTRYIMVSFVDP from the exons ATGTCGTctgcatcttcttcttcttcttcgtgtCTTGTCCTCGGCCTGCTGGCTCTCGCCTTCCTCAGGAGCTCCGAGGCCGAACAGCGGAGGCTCTCTGCAG aaaACCTGCTGGTGGTCACCGCGGCAACAGAGGAGACCGACGGCTTCATCCGCTTCATGAGGACGGCCAGAGAGTTCAACTACACCGTGAAG GTCCTGGGTCTGGGGGAGGAGTGGAAGGGGGGTGACGTGGCTCGGACGGTGGGTGGAGGTCAGAAGGTCAGATGGTTGAAGAAGGAGCTGCTCAAACACTCGGACAAGAAGGACATGGTCGTCATGTTCGTCGACAG TTACGACGTGATCTTCACGTCGGGCCCGGAGGAGCTGCTGTCCAAGTTTTCTCGTCTGGGTCACCGGGTGGTTTTCTCAGCCGAGGGGTTCTGCTGGCCCGACCAGAGACTGGCCTCCAAATACCCAGAGGTGCATTCTGGGAAACGCTACCTCAACTCAGGAG gCTTCATCGGCTTCGCCTCTGATCTCAGTTCGATCGTCCAGCAGTGGAAGTACAAAGACAACGACGACGACCAGCTTTTCTACACCAAGATCTACCTGGACAAGAAGCAGCGG ACCAAGTTCAACATGACTCTGGACCACCGATCCCGGATCTTCCAAAACCTGAACGGAGCTGTCG ATGAAGTCGTCTTGAAGTTTGAGAGGGCGAGGGTCAGAGCGAGGAACGTCGCCTACGACACACTACCCATCGTTATCCATGGCAACGGACCCACCAAG ctgcagctgaactACCTGGGGAACTACGTGCCCACAGCGTGGACCTTCGAGAACGGCTGTGGGATCTGCGATGACGACCTGCTGCTGTTCAACGACACGCCT GATGAGGAGATGCCCCTGGTGTATGTCGCCGTGTTCATCGAACACGCGACCCCCTTCATGGAGGAGTTCTTGGACCGGCTGACGACGCTCAACTACCCGATGGCGAGGATCCGCCTCTTCATCCACAACAAC GTCGTGTACCACGAGCGTCACATTCAGAAGTTCTGGGAGCGCCACCGGGCGCTGTTCCCCAACGCCCGGCTGGTCGGACCAGAGGAGAACCTGCAGGAGAACAAGGCCAGAGACATGGCAGT cGAGGCGTGTAAGAAGGATCCGGACTGTGATTACTACTTCAGCATTGACTCTGACGTGGCCTTGACGAACCCCGACACGCTGAGGATACTAATCGAGGAAAACAA GTCAGTAATAGCGCCCATGTTGTCCAAACACGGGAAGCTGTGGAGTAACTTCTGGGGCGCTCTGAGTCCTGAAGGATACTACTCCAGGTCTGAAGACTACATCGAGATCGTCCAGGCAAAGAGGAT TGGTCTGTGGAATGTCCCGTACATCACTCAGGCCTACCTGATCAAAGGCAGCGTGCTGCGGTCCAAACTGTCCCAGGTGAGCCTGTACGTGGACCGGGAGATGGACCCTGACATGGTGTTCTGCAGGAGCATCAGAGACCAG GGAGTCTTCATGTTTGTGTCAAACCGCGACGAGTTTGGCCGTCTGGTGGCGTCGGCCAACTTCAACACGTCCAGGCTGCACCCGGACATGTGGCAGATCTTCGACAACCCCGTG gaCTGGAAGGAGAAGTATATCCATGAGAACTACACCAAGATCTTTGAAGACCAGAAGACCTTCGTGGAGCAG CCCTGTCCAgatgtttactggtttccagcCTTCTCAGAGAAGATGTGCGATCAGCTGGTGGAGACCATGGAGCACAACGGTCAGTGGTCCGGAGGATCACACAAG gaCGAGCGTCTGGCCGGAGGGTATGAAAACGTCCCAACTGTGGACATCCACATGAACCAGATCGACTTTGAAAAGGAGTGGCTCAAGTTCCTCAAGGACTACATCGTCCCCGTCACCGAAAAACTCTATCCTGGCTATTACCCGAAG gccCAGGCCATCATGAACTTTGTGGTGCGTTACCGTCCTGACGAGCAGCCGTATCTGCGGCCGCATCACGACTCCTCCACCTTCACCATCAACATCGCCCTGAACAGGAAGAACGTCGACTAcgag